A stretch of DNA from Allomeiothermus silvanus DSM 9946:
TCGAGCCGGGCTAGCGGGAGCCCCGAGCCCATCAGCTGGTAAGCGGCCTCAGCAGCGGCCTCAAGGCTGTCGAAAAAGACCCGCAGGGTGTGGATGTGCTGGGGGAGGGGGTGGAGCTTCAGGGTGAGCCGGGTGATGACCCCTAAAGTCCCCTCTGAGCCGATGAAGAGATCTTTTAGGTCATACCCGGCGCTGGTTTTGCGCACTGCGCGACCTAGCTCGAGGACCTCCCCATTCGCTAAAATAACCTCCAGGGCCAGCACGTTCTGCCGCATTCCGCCGTAGCGCACGGTAGTAGTCCCGGAGGCGTTGGTAGCGGCCATTCCGCCCAACGAGGCGTTCGCGCCGGGATCCACCGGAAAGAACAGGCCGGTTCCTTTTAGCGCGGTATTCAACTGCTCGCGGGTCACGCCGGGCTCGACGATAGCCAGAAAGTCCTCCGGGCGGACCTCGAGGATGCGGTTCATCCGGGAGAGGTCGAGGCTGATGCACGCTCCTTGTGGGAGGATATGGCCCTCGAGGCTGGTCCCGGCGCCGAAGGGGATCACCGGGGTGCTGGTTTCTCGCGCCCAGGCTAGAGTGTGCTGGATATCCTCGCGGTTTTCGGCATACACCACGGCTAACGGGGGACGGCGCAGCGGGTAACCCTCGTCCTTCCCGTGGGTCTCGAGGTCGGTGGGGGAGGTGCTGACCTTCCCTCCCAGCTGCGCTTTTAAACTTTGGAGCATGCCTTAAGCATAGCGCAGCCAGGTAGCTCAGTAACTGACACAATGGAGGCTTGAGTGTCAGTACACCATAACAGGCTTTGTCGTTCTGGACGTGATTGATCCCACTTGACCTCTTGCGCAGATGTGCTACAAAGAGGCATGGAGCGCGTCAAACGTGAAGTCTGGCAAGACGTGGAGGTTCACCTCGAGCTTTCCCTCGAGTTCGACCCCGAGGCGTTCCAGAAGCACTACCCCGGTTTGGCCTTGGTGATGGCCGAGTTGTTGATCGGGCCGCCCCGGCTGTGGCGCGACCCTGCCGAGCTGCTCCCTTACGCAGGCCTCAAGAGCTTGGGGGCTAAGCTGCCCCGCTTGCGGCTCAACTTCCTCGAGACCCGAAGGCTGGGCCAGGCCCTCGACAAATGGTTCACCGCGCTCGAGTTCGAGATCGTGGGCCAGAAGGTGCTGGCGGTGCCTCCCCCTGGCCCTATCGAACTCCCCGAGGGCTGGCGGGCCAAGAGCGGGGTTTGGCTATGCCACCAACCGTTGGCGAACTAGGGTCATACGCTAGGGTTCAGAATTTTCTCGATGCGCTCGACCACCTCCGGGGTCAGATCCACCCCTGCCGCCCCTAGGCTCTCCTGAAGCTGTTTGGGGCTGCTGGCTCCGGTGATTGCGCTGCTTACTCCCTTTTGGCGCAGCACCCAGGCTAGGGCCAGCTGGGCCCGGGTCAGGCCCAGCTCATTTGCTATTTCCCGCAAGGCCAGCACCTTTTGGCGGTTTTCCTCGGTCATGTAGCGGCTGGCGAACTGTGGATAGCGTTCAAAGCGGCTTCCTTCAGGGATCCCCTGGTCGTAACGCCCGGTGAGCATCCCTTGGGCCAGCGGGCTCCAGACCACCAGGCCCATCCCGGCCCGTTCAGCTTCGGGGAGGATCTCCTTCTCGACACGCTCGCGGTAGAGCATGGAGTACTGCGGCTGCTCCACCACTGGGGGGTGGAAGCCATGGGCTCGAGCAAAGCTCACCGCCTCGGCGATTCGCGCCGCAGGCCACTCCGAAGTGCCCCAGTACAAGATCCAGCCTCGGTCAATCAAAGAAGACATGGTGGGCACCAGTTCCTCCATGGGGACTTCAGGGTCATAGCGGTGGCAGAAATAAAGATCTACGTAATCGGTCTTCATGCGCTTGAGGCTTTTGCCGATAGCCTCCATCACGTGCTTGCGCGAAAGCCCCCGGTCGTTTACGTCATCGGACATTGGCCAGAAGACCTTGGTAGACATCACCAGGGTGTGGCGAGGGAAGTCCGCCAGCGCTCGGCTCATCAACTCCTCGCCTTGGCCCCGGGCGTACACATCGGCGTTGTCGAAGAAGTTGACCCCGTTCTCGTAGGCCATCCGAACGATCTGCTGGATGGTCTCGAAGTCTTTTACCGCATCCCCGTAGGTGGTCCAAGCCCCCAATGAGATCTCCGATACCTTGATGCCCCACTGACCCAGTTTGCGATAGCGCATCGGCATGTATACCCTCCGCCGATAGCTTATATCGGATAGTTCC
This window harbors:
- a CDS encoding aldo/keto reductase family protein, yielding MRYRKLGQWGIKVSEISLGAWTTYGDAVKDFETIQQIVRMAYENGVNFFDNADVYARGQGEELMSRALADFPRHTLVMSTKVFWPMSDDVNDRGLSRKHVMEAIGKSLKRMKTDYVDLYFCHRYDPEVPMEELVPTMSSLIDRGWILYWGTSEWPAARIAEAVSFARAHGFHPPVVEQPQYSMLYRERVEKEILPEAERAGMGLVVWSPLAQGMLTGRYDQGIPEGSRFERYPQFASRYMTEENRQKVLALREIANELGLTRAQLALAWVLRQKGVSSAITGASSPKQLQESLGAAGVDLTPEVVERIEKILNPSV
- a CDS encoding FAD-binding oxidoreductase yields the protein MLQSLKAQLGGKVSTSPTDLETHGKDEGYPLRRPPLAVVYAENREDIQHTLAWARETSTPVIPFGAGTSLEGHILPQGACISLDLSRMNRILEVRPEDFLAIVEPGVTREQLNTALKGTGLFFPVDPGANASLGGMAATNASGTTTVRYGGMRQNVLALEVILANGEVLELGRAVRKTSAGYDLKDLFIGSEGTLGVITRLTLKLHPLPQHIHTLRVFFDSLEAAAEAAYQLMGSGLPLARLELVDELGLQAVNRYLGRDYPEKPGLFVEFHSSTREALEAESGSALALMREAGALRVDAARTPEERTLQWEARHQLYWALVAQYPGHQFMITDTAVPISKMPDLVRFAQATLREMDLGGSIVGHVGDGNFHTLIATDEALYPKAETFAAKLVEYTLSLGGTCSGEHGVGLRKKKYLQAEHRGSIPWMQQIKRLFDPQHLLNPGKVV